GGCCATGACGATGTAGACCAGCATCTTGATGGTCTCGCCGTAGTAGGTGTCGCCGAAGGGGTTGGTCGCCAGCTGCGCCCAGATGGCGTCGGTCCAGGCCTGGTCGCCGGAGGCCATCGCCGACGGTCCGACCGAGTCCCCGGCCTCCTCGGCCTGGGTGTCGTTCTTGACGTTGTCGTCGGCGCAGTTCAGCTTGATGTGCGGCTGGACGTCGGCCGGCTTGCCGCCGGACAGCGACTTCAGGCAGGCCGACTCCAGCTTGGCCGTGTTGTAGGCGGTGGCGGCGACGGTCGGGCCGTTCTCCAGCGCGTCCGTGCCCATGTGCCAGGGCACCCGGATGGAGTTGTAGCCGACGATGTTGTCCGGCTGGTCCTCCTGGTAGTCGGCCGGGGCCGGCTGCGGGCCGGTGGTGTCCGCATCGACCACGAAGTCGGAGAGCAGGCCCGCGCCGGGCGAGTACTTCGCGGTGAACTCGTTGACCACGGCCTCGGTCCGGGTGACCACCTTGGACCAGTCGTGGGCGGTGTCGTAGGCCGCGAACGCCCGCAGGTGGTCGAGCATCATGTCGGACGGCCGGGTGTCGGTGTCGGGGCCGTCGTCCTCGCACTTGAGGTGGCCGTCCGGGGCGACGTCGTTGGCGTAGACGCTGGCCAGCCAGCTCTTGGCGGCGGCGGTGTAGCCGCCCCACTGCTTGTCGGCGAGGATCAGGCCGTAGCCGATGTCGAGGTCGCCGTCGGTGGCCGCGTCCGGGGTGCCGCTGCTGTAGTACTTGCAGGTCTTCCCGTCCAGCTGCCACTGCATCAGGCCCCACTTGTCCTCGTGGTCCTGCACCAGTTGCCACAGCCCGTTGAACTCGGTCTGCGCGTCGGGGTCGTAACCGGCCATCAGCGGCACGATGTTCATGCCGTAGCCCTGGGCCTCGGAGACGGTGCCGCCGTTGGTGGCGTCGTCGTCGCCCTTGGTGGAGACGTAGTACTCGTTGCCGGCGCAGCCGTGGACGAGGTAGGTGGACTTCCAGGAGTCGTACTGCTTCTCCACCGCCGCGTCGCGGGTGGCCTGCGGCGCCGAGGGCATCACGCCGACCTTGTAGGTGACGTGGGTGGGGAAGGGGAAGGCGGGGGTGGCGGCGGCCGAGGCGGTCGCGCCGCCGAGCGCCGTGACGCCGAGACCGATACAGCCGACGGCCGCGACGGCGGCCACCAACTTCCGGAAGTGGGGGATCGCACGGGTATGACGGGGCATCAGCCCTGCTCCTACGTGGGGGGATCGGGGGAGTCCGCATTTCTAGTTAGGAACGTTTCCTTACTAGATGCGGAAGAAGGTAGCCCGTGGCCCGTACGCGGTCAAGAGAAAGAGCAGCACCGGACGCGAAGTCAAGTCCAAGCCGCCAAGGAACACTTAAGGGAGTCCTTAATGCCACCCCGTCCCACCAGCCACTCTTTCGAGCTCTGGGCCCCGGCCGCGGCGCACTCGGTCGAGCTCGACCTCGACGGCGCCCGCCACCCGATGCACCGCGACCCCGAGCGCCCCGGCTGGTGGCAGACCACCGCGCCCGCCCGGCCCGGCGCCTCCCGCTACGGCTACCGGCTCGACGGCGACCCGGTGCTGCTGCCCGACCCGCGTGCGGCCCGGCTCCCGGACGGACCCGAGGGCCCCGCCCAACTCGTGGACCACGAAGCCTTCGAGTGGACCGCGCCCGCCCCGGGAGCCCCGCTGCCCGGGAGCGTCCTCTACGAACTCCACATCGGCACCTTCACCCCCGAGGGCACCTTCGACGCCGCCGCCGCCCGGCTGCCCCACCTGGTCGACCTCGGCGTCGACACGGTCTCGCTGATGCCGGTCTGCACCTGGGCCGGCGCCCACGGCTGGGGCTACGACGGCGTCGCCCCCTGGGCCGTCCACGAACCCTACGGCGGCCCCGACGGCCTCAAGCGCTTCGTCGACGCCGCGCACCGGCACGGACTGCGGGTCAGCCTCGACGTGGTCCACAACCACCTCGGCCCCTCCGGCAACCTGCTCCCCCGCTTCGGCCCGTACTTCACCGACACCCACCACACCCCCTGGGGCTCCGCGGTCAACCTCGACGCCCCCGGCTCCGACGAGGTCCGCGCCTACCTCATCGGCAGCGCCCTCGCCTGGCTCCGCGACTACCGCCTCGACGGGCTCCGGCTCGACGCCGTCCACGCCCTGGTCGACACCCGCGCCCTGCACTTCCTGGAGGAACTGGCCGCCGCCGTCGACGGCCTGGCCGCCGCCACCGGACGCCACCTCCACCTGATCGCCGAGTCCGACCTCAACGACCCCCGGCACACCACCCCCCGGCACGACGGCGGGCTCGGCCTCACCGCCCAGTGGAGCGACGACCTGCACCACTGCCTCCACACCGCGCTCACCGGCGAGGGCCAGGGCTACTACGCCGACTTCGCCGTCCGGCCGCTCACCGGCCTGGCCAAGACCCTGCGCCACGGCTGGTTCCACGACGGCAGCTGGTCCAGCTTCCGGCAGCGGCGCCACGGCCGCCCGCTCGACCCCCGGCGCACCCCCGGCCACCGGCTGCTCGGCTACCTGCAGACCCACGACCAGATCGGCAACCGCGCCCAGGGCGACCGGCTCGCGGCCGGACTCGCCCCCGGCCTGCTCGCCGCCGGCGCCGCCCTGGTGCTCACCTCACCGTTCACCCCGATGCTGTTCATGGGCGAGGAGTGGGGCGCCCGCACCCCCTGGCAGTACTTCACCGACCACCAGGACCCCGGCCTCGCCGACGCCGTCCGCAACGGCCGCCGCGCCGAGTTCGCCGCCCACGGCTGGAAGCCCGAGGACGTCCCCGACCCGCAGGAGCCCGCCACCTTCCTCGGCTCCAAGCTCGACTGGACCGAGTCCGCCCGGGAGCCGCACGCC
The Streptacidiphilus albus JL83 genome window above contains:
- a CDS encoding glycosyl hydrolase family 8; this encodes MPRHTRAIPHFRKLVAAVAAVGCIGLGVTALGGATASAAATPAFPFPTHVTYKVGVMPSAPQATRDAAVEKQYDSWKSTYLVHGCAGNEYYVSTKGDDDATNGGTVSEAQGYGMNIVPLMAGYDPDAQTEFNGLWQLVQDHEDKWGLMQWQLDGKTCKYYSSGTPDAATDGDLDIGYGLILADKQWGGYTAAAKSWLASVYANDVAPDGHLKCEDDGPDTDTRPSDMMLDHLRAFAAYDTAHDWSKVVTRTEAVVNEFTAKYSPGAGLLSDFVVDADTTGPQPAPADYQEDQPDNIVGYNSIRVPWHMGTDALENGPTVAATAYNTAKLESACLKSLSGGKPADVQPHIKLNCADDNVKNDTQAEEAGDSVGPSAMASGDQAWTDAIWAQLATNPFGDTYYGETIKMLVYIVMAGDYWNPAALPGGATGSPSASASASASASASASASASASPSSSATGPAGGRSYEAESATLANGADVTSCSACSGGQKVSAVGGSANGSVTFTGIGEPAAGSYQLTVHYLSVGKAKPATVTVDGVAQTATFPETDASSYSVVGSYTLTVTLKAGSANTVAISASGTASAPDLDRIVV
- the treZ gene encoding malto-oligosyltrehalose trehalohydrolase, with the protein product MPPRPTSHSFELWAPAAAHSVELDLDGARHPMHRDPERPGWWQTTAPARPGASRYGYRLDGDPVLLPDPRAARLPDGPEGPAQLVDHEAFEWTAPAPGAPLPGSVLYELHIGTFTPEGTFDAAAARLPHLVDLGVDTVSLMPVCTWAGAHGWGYDGVAPWAVHEPYGGPDGLKRFVDAAHRHGLRVSLDVVHNHLGPSGNLLPRFGPYFTDTHHTPWGSAVNLDAPGSDEVRAYLIGSALAWLRDYRLDGLRLDAVHALVDTRALHFLEELAAAVDGLAAATGRHLHLIAESDLNDPRHTTPRHDGGLGLTAQWSDDLHHCLHTALTGEGQGYYADFAVRPLTGLAKTLRHGWFHDGSWSSFRQRRHGRPLDPRRTPGHRLLGYLQTHDQIGNRAQGDRLAAGLAPGLLAAGAALVLTSPFTPMLFMGEEWGARTPWQYFTDHQDPGLADAVRNGRRAEFAAHGWKPEDVPDPQEPATFLGSKLDWTESAREPHASLLAWYRALLALRRAHPALADPDLAAVDVEFDESERWLVLHRGHCRTAVNLSPEPRTVPLGGTFTDLLAAYGTPVPHRDALTLPPASAAVVRTAQ